The Candidatus Neomarinimicrobiota bacterium DNA window CGTTAAAACCGAGGAGGTGGAGAAGGCTCAATAGCGGAAGGGCGAGTAGATAGATTGACTTAATCCTTCCTCTCAACAACGGCACGATTAACGACCCGAGAATAAGGATTGCGGCCGGCGGAAGATTAGCGATCATAGTAGTCTTCCTCTCGCCTGACAGTCCAGCGCCATATCCATCCGGCGAGAACTATGAATGAGTATGCAATGAAACCGAAGAGAGCATAAAACCCCATCCACCCTTCGGCTGAGTAGACAATATGTTTGTGGTACACTATTCCCATGAGATCCATTACATCGGGCAGAAACAGGAGGATGCAGACCACCAAGAGTATGCGGAAAAGTCTGGTTATATTTTCAGGGCGGTCGAGCCAGTAAGTTTTATTCTGATCTGTTTTCATCATCCTTTTTCCTACGGTCGCACAATGGGAGTCAGCAAACGGTAGAGGTCACCGGCATAAAAGAACAGAACCAGACATCCCAAGGCTGTCAGGCAGAGCGGCACCACACAGAGCACGGGAGCCTCCTTAATCCCGTTCCGGTCTGAACCGTCGGCCGATTGGAGGAAAAATGCCCGCGCCGGGATCGGCATCAGGTAGGCGATATTCAGCAGCGAACTGATCATCAACACTGCAATAAAGATATTCTGGTGAGCCTCAGCAGCTCCCAACGCCAGATACCACTTGCTCCACGAGCCGCCCATGGGCGGTAACCCGATCACGCTTAGCGCGCCGATCAAGAATGCCAGCATGGTGAACGGCATGCTCCTGCCGATCCCCGCCATCTGGCTTACCTCCGTCTTGTGAGTCGCTACCATGACGGCCCCGGCACAGAAGAACAGGGTTATCTTACCCATGGCATGCATGGCAATATGCATGCCGCCACCCAACACACTCATCTTGGTAGCCAATGCTGCCCCGAGAACAATATAAGACAGCTGGCTAATGGTAGAGTAAGCCAGCCGTGCCTTCAGATTG harbors:
- a CDS encoding proton-conducting transporter membrane subunit — encoded protein: FVCFAIAISAALGIAFARNLLTLFLFYELLTFSTYPLVTHAGSEKAVKAGRSYLGILVFTSVSFLLLAIVWTWQTTGTLEFRPGGIVSGHFEGWRALLLLALFVFGTGKAALMPFHHWLPAAMVAPTPVSALLHAVAVVKAGVFTVLKIIVYVFGIEFLTDGNYALWLCYAASFTLIAASLVALTKDNLKARLAYSTISQLSYIVLGAALATKMSVLGGGMHIAMHAMGKITLFFCAGAVMVATHKTEVSQMAGIGRSMPFTMLAFLIGALSVIGLPPMGGSWSKWYLALGAAEAHQNIFIAVLMISSLLNIAYLMPIPARAFFLQSADGSDRNGIKEAPVLCVVPLCLTALGCLVLFFYAGDLYRLLTPIVRP